In Candidatus Baltobacteraceae bacterium, one genomic interval encodes:
- the lipA gene encoding lipoyl synthase: MATEIDLIRKPEWLRVSLPSGEDYARVRAAVSALQLNTVCKEAACPNIAECWGAGTATIMILGETCTRGCRFCNVRTGNPRGIVDWMEPLRVADAVRELGWKYLVLTAVDRDDLPDGGALIFANTVRAIHERAPGSRVEILSGDYHGDLRALDIVMDARPDVFAHNLETVRRLTPTVRDKRAGYDQSLRILEHAKSRAPERFTKTSIMIGFGESEEEIERAMDDARDVGVDIFTIGQYLQPSKKHLPVTEFVTPAKFDRLGALAKTKGFHQVVSSPLSRSSYHAEQAFEG; this comes from the coding sequence ATGGCAACTGAGATCGATCTGATCCGCAAGCCGGAATGGCTGCGCGTCTCGTTGCCCTCGGGCGAGGATTACGCGCGCGTGCGCGCGGCGGTAAGCGCACTGCAGCTCAATACCGTGTGCAAAGAGGCGGCCTGTCCGAACATCGCCGAGTGTTGGGGAGCCGGTACCGCGACGATCATGATTTTGGGTGAGACGTGTACGCGCGGGTGCCGCTTCTGCAACGTGCGGACCGGCAACCCGAGGGGCATCGTCGATTGGATGGAGCCGCTGCGCGTTGCCGACGCCGTCCGCGAGCTCGGCTGGAAATACCTGGTGCTCACCGCGGTCGATCGTGACGATCTTCCCGACGGCGGCGCCTTGATCTTCGCCAACACCGTACGCGCCATCCACGAGCGCGCGCCCGGGTCGCGGGTCGAGATTCTCAGCGGCGACTACCATGGCGATCTGCGCGCGCTCGATATCGTGATGGATGCGCGGCCCGACGTCTTTGCACACAACCTGGAAACCGTGCGGCGCCTCACGCCCACCGTGCGCGACAAGCGCGCCGGCTACGATCAGTCCTTGCGCATTCTCGAGCACGCGAAATCGCGCGCGCCCGAACGCTTCACCAAGACGTCGATCATGATCGGATTCGGCGAGTCCGAGGAGGAAATCGAACGCGCGATGGACGATGCGCGCGATGTGGGCGTCGATATTTTCACGATCGGCCAGTATTTGCAACCGAGCAAGAAACATCTACCCGTCACCGAGTTCGTGACGCCGGCGAAATTCGACCGGCTCGGTGCGCTTGCCAAAACCAAGGGATTCCATCAAGTGGTCTCGAGCCCGCTCTCACGCAGCTCGTACCACGCCGAACAAGCCTTTGAGGGTTAA
- the lpdA gene encoding dihydrolipoyl dehydrogenase produces MAEHQVDAVVIGAGPGGYHAAIRLGQLGKSVICVDRDEVGGVCLNWGCIPTKALLHVGEIIRQIDHAGAIGLKVPKADVDREGVAKFKTDVVNANVNGVKTLFKANTVQFLYGEASFKDAGTIVVKNKEGGTDTIKTQNVVIATGSAPIDVKAWPRDGETIINSDDAVQMKRIPKNMLIIGGGVIGLEFATVYKRVGANVLVIEALPQILTGTDLEISKTLGRILKKQGVDIMLSTKVGKLEKSGKSVKATFNGEGTNGKDETREFDMVLVAVGRRPVTDTLNLAAAGLATDDKGFIAVDAQCRTKVASIFAIGDVTGQPLLAHRAMKQGVVAAEVISGDKSAAFDPIAIPNCVYTDPEVATIGLSEEEAKAKGYELRIGKFPLAASGRARTMNESDGLVKLVGDAKTDLLLGMHIVAPQAESLIGEGVIALEMGATLEDIGLSVHPHPTLTECIMDAAEAAHGKAIHIVNPKPKTAVAAK; encoded by the coding sequence GTGGCTGAACATCAAGTTGATGCCGTCGTCATCGGCGCGGGCCCGGGCGGATACCATGCCGCGATCCGGCTCGGCCAACTCGGCAAGAGCGTGATCTGCGTGGATCGCGACGAGGTCGGTGGCGTTTGCTTGAACTGGGGATGCATTCCGACCAAGGCACTGCTCCACGTCGGCGAGATCATCCGGCAGATCGATCATGCCGGCGCGATCGGATTGAAGGTGCCCAAGGCCGACGTCGACCGCGAGGGCGTGGCAAAGTTCAAGACCGACGTGGTCAATGCCAACGTCAACGGCGTCAAGACGCTCTTCAAGGCCAATACCGTCCAGTTTCTTTATGGTGAGGCGAGCTTCAAAGACGCCGGCACGATCGTCGTCAAAAACAAAGAGGGCGGTACCGACACGATCAAGACGCAAAACGTCGTGATCGCGACCGGCAGCGCCCCGATCGACGTAAAAGCCTGGCCGCGTGACGGCGAAACGATCATCAACTCCGACGACGCGGTTCAGATGAAGCGCATCCCCAAAAATATGCTGATCATCGGCGGCGGCGTGATTGGGCTAGAGTTCGCGACCGTCTACAAACGGGTGGGCGCGAACGTGCTGGTGATCGAAGCGCTGCCGCAGATCCTCACCGGAACCGATCTCGAGATATCCAAAACGCTCGGACGTATCCTCAAAAAGCAGGGCGTCGACATCATGCTCTCGACCAAAGTCGGAAAACTCGAGAAAAGCGGGAAGAGCGTCAAGGCGACGTTCAACGGCGAGGGCACGAACGGCAAGGACGAGACGCGCGAGTTCGACATGGTGCTGGTCGCGGTCGGCCGGCGTCCGGTGACCGATACGCTCAATCTCGCCGCAGCCGGACTTGCAACCGACGACAAGGGCTTCATCGCGGTCGACGCGCAGTGCCGCACCAAGGTCGCGAGCATCTTCGCGATCGGCGACGTCACCGGTCAACCGTTGCTGGCGCACCGCGCGATGAAACAAGGCGTGGTCGCGGCCGAGGTGATCTCGGGCGATAAGTCGGCCGCATTCGATCCGATCGCGATTCCGAACTGCGTGTACACCGATCCCGAGGTCGCGACGATCGGCCTCTCCGAAGAGGAAGCCAAAGCCAAAGGCTACGAGCTGCGCATCGGCAAGTTCCCGCTCGCGGCCAGCGGCCGCGCGCGTACGATGAACGAGAGCGACGGCCTGGTCAAACTCGTCGGCGACGCAAAGACGGACTTGCTCCTTGGCATGCACATCGTCGCGCCGCAGGCCGAATCGCTGATCGGCGAGGGCGTGATCGCGCTCGAAATGGGCGCGACCCTGGAAGACATCGGGCTCTCGGTGCATCCGCATCCGACGCTGACCGAATGCATCATGGACGCGGCGGAGGCGGCGCACGGAAAGGCCATCCACATTGTCAATCCCAAGCCCAAGACCGCGGTCGCGGCAAAGTAG
- the lipB gene encoding lipoyl(octanoyl) transferase LipB: MSIPSPRPRSRQSSAKPARLLDLGTRPYREVWEIQHALHEAVREGREPDTWIFVEHTPVITLGRKANRENVLLSPQALAARGVDLVEIERGGDVTYHGPGQLVVYPIRRLERFREVVPLVRSLESAVIEAVAQYGIAAERWKEHAGVWVGRNQICAVGLAVQKMVSLHGIALNVTTALDYDRLINPCGLTDHGITSIAHECGRAVSVDSVKPVLIEELEKAFGIILRQAQVDTLISQSSVTTSAAPSVTLSHSPSVTLSLSKGAVNDGN, encoded by the coding sequence TTGTCAATCCCAAGCCCAAGACCGCGGTCGCGGCAAAGTAGCGCCAAACCGGCGCGGCTGCTCGATCTAGGCACGCGTCCATATCGCGAGGTGTGGGAGATTCAGCACGCGTTGCACGAGGCGGTGCGCGAGGGGCGCGAGCCCGACACCTGGATCTTCGTCGAGCATACACCGGTGATCACGCTCGGCCGCAAAGCCAATCGCGAGAACGTTTTGCTCTCGCCGCAAGCGCTTGCCGCCCGCGGGGTCGACCTGGTGGAAATCGAGCGGGGCGGGGACGTCACGTATCACGGTCCCGGGCAGTTGGTCGTGTATCCGATTCGGCGTCTGGAGCGCTTCCGCGAGGTCGTGCCGCTCGTGCGCTCCCTCGAGAGTGCCGTCATCGAGGCCGTCGCGCAGTACGGAATCGCGGCGGAGCGTTGGAAGGAGCATGCGGGGGTGTGGGTTGGCCGCAACCAGATCTGCGCCGTCGGCCTTGCAGTACAGAAGATGGTTTCGCTTCACGGTATCGCGCTCAACGTGACGACGGCGCTCGACTACGATCGCTTGATCAATCCGTGCGGATTGACCGATCACGGCATCACCTCGATCGCGCACGAGTGCGGGAGGGCGGTAAGCGTCGACTCGGTCAAACCGGTCTTGATCGAAGAACTCGAAAAGGCGTTTGGAATTATCCTTCGACAAGCTCAGGTTGACACGTTGATATCGCAGTCCTCAGTCACGACGAGCGCAGCGCCCTCTGTCACCCTGAGCCACAGCCCCTCTGTCACCCTGAGCCTGTCGAAGGGTGCGGTTAACGATGGCAACTGA
- a CDS encoding tetratricopeptide repeat protein, with amino-acid sequence MNPGLTLADIDNTVLDYNAVDTRVPFVGRAYELRALLAFLKRGGALTLVGPGGVGKSRLAHEAITRFARDSAAECIFLPLAGVAPEAVVGTVMSALGIPEESGRVQTATLVDRLRDRPIILALDNCEHAPDETSALIDALRVLPHFTVIATSQRRLDYTDETVFELEPFTIDDGIAFFLARAEMDSAQINDATVSTVTRIVERVDGLAVALDLAAARLASLSLDLLAEELEELRPYQLRSTRGSEPRHRTIGNVIAWSHSQLDDRAKRAFAQASLFADEFDEDDLCALGDMDRDDVRGALDDLVRSSLVVTTEFGYRMLLPIRAVATRMLVTARNRKALDEAFARRMNDLACDLWSQIRSGDNTAGAMARLQSRYADFCTTLIWAIKRPAERVAVIDDVLTAMVTIWTEGGRYTEGVRWTERLEGVAQRLRPEMRGRIYYLGLCVAHAASDYHRMLENGPLTISAFTIAGDRLGLARAYNALAAASLNTGRLDEATTYVETALRFYEQLGHQRGVATALINQGSVLFEGYGDVQRAHEIFRRAIRMLAEQGPSMLTGIALGDLAEVEYAMAEYDAAVEHAQEAIERFEASASSTMIAWQYETLARCSLARGYLTTANEQLLIACDLLRRSPQPFYTARLAEVATRRLLFGHNPRAAALAAAAARRSRSEHALVAFGIFAHETESDEAAIVEALGKGALAEGSRTVAGWDLGRLCSRLADLLGAE; translated from the coding sequence ATGAACCCCGGCCTGACGCTTGCCGACATAGATAATACCGTGCTCGACTACAACGCGGTGGATACGCGCGTTCCCTTTGTGGGACGCGCTTACGAACTTCGTGCGCTGCTCGCTTTCTTGAAGCGAGGAGGCGCTCTCACGCTCGTCGGTCCCGGCGGCGTCGGAAAGTCGCGCCTAGCGCACGAAGCGATCACGCGTTTCGCGCGCGATTCCGCCGCCGAATGCATCTTCTTGCCGCTTGCCGGCGTCGCGCCGGAAGCCGTGGTAGGAACGGTGATGAGCGCGCTCGGCATTCCGGAAGAATCCGGGCGCGTGCAAACCGCGACGCTGGTCGATCGCTTACGCGATCGCCCGATCATCCTGGCGCTGGATAATTGCGAACATGCGCCGGATGAGACGTCCGCGCTCATCGACGCGCTGCGCGTGCTGCCGCACTTCACCGTCATCGCAACCAGCCAGCGCCGCCTCGACTACACCGACGAAACGGTTTTCGAACTCGAACCCTTCACGATCGACGACGGCATCGCGTTCTTTCTGGCGCGCGCCGAAATGGATTCCGCCCAGATCAACGACGCGACCGTCTCGACGGTCACCCGCATCGTGGAGCGGGTCGACGGCCTCGCGGTCGCGCTCGATCTGGCCGCGGCGCGGTTGGCCTCCCTCTCGCTCGATCTGCTGGCGGAAGAACTCGAGGAGCTTCGCCCCTATCAGCTGCGATCGACGCGCGGCTCGGAGCCCCGCCATCGCACCATCGGCAACGTGATCGCCTGGAGCCACTCGCAACTCGACGATCGGGCGAAGCGCGCCTTCGCGCAAGCCTCGCTCTTCGCTGACGAATTCGACGAAGACGACCTGTGCGCATTGGGCGATATGGACCGCGACGACGTGCGCGGTGCGCTGGACGATCTCGTGCGCAGTTCGCTCGTTGTTACGACCGAGTTCGGTTATCGCATGCTGCTGCCGATACGCGCGGTGGCGACCCGCATGCTCGTAACCGCGCGCAACCGTAAAGCGCTCGACGAAGCCTTCGCACGGCGCATGAACGACCTGGCCTGCGACCTGTGGTCGCAGATTCGAAGCGGCGACAACACAGCCGGCGCGATGGCGCGGCTGCAATCGCGATACGCGGACTTCTGCACGACCCTGATTTGGGCGATCAAACGTCCGGCGGAGCGAGTGGCGGTCATCGACGACGTCTTGACCGCAATGGTCACGATCTGGACCGAAGGCGGACGGTACACCGAGGGCGTGCGCTGGACGGAGCGTCTCGAAGGAGTAGCCCAGCGTTTGCGGCCCGAGATGCGCGGGCGTATCTACTACCTTGGTTTGTGCGTGGCGCACGCAGCCTCGGATTATCATCGCATGCTCGAGAACGGGCCCCTCACGATCTCGGCGTTCACCATTGCCGGCGATCGCCTCGGTCTTGCGCGCGCCTACAACGCGCTGGCGGCGGCCTCGCTCAACACCGGACGGCTGGACGAAGCGACGACCTACGTGGAGACCGCACTTCGCTTCTACGAGCAACTGGGCCATCAACGCGGCGTGGCGACCGCCTTGATCAATCAGGGCAGCGTGCTCTTCGAAGGCTACGGCGACGTCCAGCGCGCTCACGAGATTTTTCGCCGCGCGATTCGGATGCTCGCCGAGCAAGGTCCGAGCATGCTCACCGGCATCGCGCTCGGCGATTTGGCCGAAGTCGAATACGCGATGGCCGAATACGATGCGGCGGTCGAGCACGCGCAGGAGGCCATCGAGCGCTTCGAGGCGAGCGCAAGCTCGACGATGATCGCCTGGCAATACGAAACGCTGGCCCGCTGCTCGCTGGCGCGCGGCTATCTCACCACCGCCAACGAACAATTGCTGATCGCGTGCGATTTGCTGCGGCGCTCGCCGCAGCCGTTCTACACCGCACGCTTGGCCGAGGTCGCCACGCGCCGGCTGCTCTTCGGACACAATCCGCGCGCGGCGGCGCTGGCGGCGGCCGCCGCCCGCCGCTCCCGCAGTGAGCACGCGCTGGTCGCGTTCGGGATCTTCGCTCACGAGACCGAGAGCGACGAGGCGGCCATCGTCGAGGCGCTGGGGAAGGGCGCGCTGGCCGAGGGATCGCGGACGGTCGCCGGGTGGGATCTCGGCCGGCTCTGTTCGCGCCTGGCCGACCTGCTCGGCGCGGAATAG